The sequence CAAGTGCGGTCAAAGAGGTTCTAAGTATACCGTTTGTATTATAGCCAAACATAAACAAGGCTCACCCAGCTACAATAAGAACAGTGTTGTGCGTCGGTATGTGTGAATGTGATAAGGAGTTGCCAGAATTCAAACTATGAGAACTCCTGGTTTGCATATATTTAAATGCTGTGCCTTCCAGACATTGAATCTTAAAATATCTAGAAGCTCAACTTCCGGTGACAATATTTTTGTATGAGGAAATGAATCATCAAAGAGGAGACGCTTTAACGTGCTCCTTCAACTGGCAAATTACAGGCAAAGCCTAGACACACGAGGGGAAAGCACTCGGCATGGGGTTTATTCACAGCCGTGACATCCATGctgcagaaataaaaataatcatagTGATTTGAAGCATCCATTGCCCTATTGTTCATCTCTCCTAAATGCATATCCCTGGATGCCAACTGTGACATCAAACCCATGCTAATAACAATCACAGATCGTAATGAAACCTTTGCATAAGGAGAGTTTCCCCGACTTCCCCCCTTCGTCCAGACAGGAAGTTCTGTTCAcaggacaggaagacaggaggCTTCTCTCGGGACTCCTGCTCCAAACACTATTGTTGTGGCGAGCAGCCTGGCACAACAGGCCAGAGACAGACACTGAGAAAACAAACAGTGGCTCTCAGTTACGAGGTGCACTGATCGTGGCTCACGTAAGCACCAGGaaccgctgacacacacacgccatcgCTTCTCCACGCAGACTGCCGTCCTCGCCGTCCTGCATGTCTGACTGCGGATACACCATTGCTATGACCAGAAGCAGCTGACCAACTAAAACTattcaaatgtaataaaaataatagtaataacaactttacattgtcattatatgtaatgtggttaaagtcattcatgaaccaattttcttttcgttttttactcgtgtgctctgctgagctttgagtctgttccgtcaatctgttccatgattctgttccttgagtctgttccatgagtctgttccatgattctgttccgtgagtctgtttcttcctctacctggttgtcacgatcctaaAATTCTAACTtctatacctgccataaatatcatgatacccgataccagaattcaatacaataccataaatacgatatacCATGAATACGAtgctggtatatttatctacagtagtaataaaataaaaaacatttttaaattcgaAGActgtctcaaaagctccgccacttgacgCCACTCACTGATCGCGCACTCTTAGTGAAGTATTGatgctaaaaatatgcaaaatcatatcgtttttaaTGTACGGgtacagtgtttcccctcccattATAACaggatgcgcgcgccggcatcggagctctgccgtgatgtgcgcagacacatccgcgcacacgggtgagcacactctcacaagCACCCCTTCcccacccccccgtcaacaactcttctcggctcgcgcatcgctcagccgtgacgcgcgcacacaggtgagcacactctcactagcaccaccccactcactccaatctcataaacgccggccggccagttgaccaccccccctaccccaaaacaaaaactcttcggatctacactattcacATGGATgacttattttgatttcaaaaccgCGAATATCgctgaaaggtgacaagtttgcaggtatacAACAACCAGAAACCTCACATCCCCATTTCAAGTCCGCCCTGTGGAGACCTGTGTTGCATCTCTCCCGTGTGCGTGACAAAGGCTTGAAATGATAACGAGGAAATAAGTACCTGAGAGTTcatgtcctcatcctctccATCAATGGCCTCATCCATCATGTCGTTATCattgtcgtcatcatcatcctcttcaCTGCTTTCTTCGTCGATCTCTCcattctcctcctcgtcttcatcaacaATCCACGAGGCCTGGTACTCTGATGTTCCTTTAGGGACCTTGATCACACGTTTGCTCTTACTGGCCTCTAAACAGCAAAGAGAAACATCAAAGAAACCTTGAGAGACCCGCCTTATTGTGGCAGGTTGGATTGTATGTGACCACATTTTAAATCAAGAAACTCATTTTAGTACACAAGTTAATGTTGGTTGCCAAAGATTATCTCATAAATCGTGTCAGGTACTAGTAAAAGACTGCAATGTACAGTTTCACTTTGCTTCCTGATTTGTTGAAGGCTGCCAGGGTGACGTCTCTTTAAGTTATCATTTTATATTGAGCCCAGTGCAACAGGAATGTGCCAACTCCAGCAGATAAGACCTCAACAAACAATATCTAATCCTCATCTTACCAATTGTATCATCTCAAAGTGCCATCATGTGTACCTTCAGCCTCCAAAAGCTCGCCCTCTGTTGGCCACGTCTGCTCTCCATCCATGGGGTCCACCTCGGCTTCTGCCAGCAGACTCTCCCTGCGGGATGGGTCTGCTTTCATGAGCACCCTCACTGGAGCCTCATCTTCCCCTCCATCCTGTGGGAAATAAAGATGACTGAGGTCAATTTGAAAGTTAAGACTAAACTAAATGCACAAACAATCTAAACAAATTTGTAAAAGTCAGCTTGTCCAATCAAAGACCATACCAGTGTTTCCCACATGTTCCATCACTCACATTGCGTATCATTTTAAAGAGCAGCAGAGCATTTTATATTCTTGGATTGTTCCAGTCTGACACTATTTCATTCATAACAATTTGCAAAACTGATATTGGAATATCCTCATCGATATCATGACTGATTTAAATGTTGTCAAACTACATTTGTGCCACATAGTAAGTACTCCAATATTATgcaacagaaaaaaactgatgcAAATTGTCATGGTATCCCATATTCACTGGGATGTTTCAAGCCTCTCCACCTACCTGCATGTCAACCTCTCCTTTCTTGCCAGGCTTTGCTGGTCTGGCTGGTGTTACGTTGAGGGGAAGAGGGTCTGATGGAGCATCAATCTGACTGAGCTGAAAGTCTCCATGTCCGCTGATGTGCACCAGTCTGTCAACTTGTAGGGGACGGCCACGGACGTACCCTGAGACGCAGAGGGTACCCAGGCCAGTGGGTGCACCACCTGTCCCCTCAGCAGGGCTGTTGGCTGTAAAAGTGACATGCTGAGCCAAGAGATGTGAACGTCTGGAGCGGAAACCAAGCTTTCTCTGTCTCTGAGCGCCGATGTGTCTGAGTAGCAGAGTGGCATCCTGGTCTGAATCCAGGGGGAAGAGGCGGGCATCAGGGAAACGGATCTCTGTGATCTTTGACAGAGCTCTCTTGGACTCAAGCTTCTTCTTCCCAGGAAGATCCGACACACCCTGACACACCAGTGCTACAAGGGGGGAAATtatcaacagacagacaggcgctTAGAAAATCTCCTGCAACAACAATCCATCCCGATGTGTGAATGGAGGAGTCTAACAGCTACAGCAGTGTGTTCAGGTTTGTACCCACCATGGCTGGGGAGGCCTTGAgcaaagagggaggagagacagtAGTCCCCATAGCTGTCCCAACCTTCAGCGGAGTCCACCGCAAATACAAGGCTATCTGCAACCTTTGCCACATCCAGCAGGGAGTGTATGTCAGCTGTCCAAAGAAACCATGAAAGAAGCTCAAGAATGGGACAACATGTAACACTCTAAATACTTGTTTTAAAATTGGTGAAAgataatatcaaaatatatatatatttaaaaaaacaatattattttaagAATCAACTGCATTTAACTcaatttatttcacttttcgaAGCAACTCTTCGGCATCACTTAACACATACCGGTGCTCTGGCTTAGAAAGGTGAACCTCTGCTTAAAACGAGGCAGAAGCAGCCCAAAACTGTCACTGACGCCACTGATGCAGCGCTCCTGATGTACGACACCCCCAGCACCCTCCTGGCGTAGCAGTTTGGTAACAGCACCGGCATCCACTCCGGCATGGAGTGACACCACAGCGACCAAATGCGGAGGACCGTCCCTGGTGCCGAGACGTCGCTTCTCTGTCAGGACCTAAAAGGATAAGAGTCACGAGAACTCTGCAGCACCAATCAGGAATTCAAAGACTATTATTTATGTGAAGTAAAACAATTACCATGTCTTTCTTATTCCTGCGAAGCTGGTTGGCTTTGTtccttctgtccatcctctTTTGCTCCTTCCTCTGTTTCTTGGTAAAGGCCGTCACTGACACTCTTCCTAAGAACCAGGTCAACACAAGGATGTATCATTATGTTGTGGAAGATCCAAAGTCAAGTCATAAATATACATGGAGGTGCACACTTTTGGTTTGGATATTGAGCAAACGTCTAGTATTTACACTGTACGAAAAACTAAGtgcaaaaaaaatgtgtcaacTGTACAcagagcaaacaaacaaaaaacagtgCTGCTTTCTCGTACAATATATTGCCATCCAGCTTCCGGTGTTGTGCATCAGGCACCATCCTGCTGCAACACATTAATAAATGTGTGTAAAAACAGGCGTTGGTTTATGTCAAAATCCTTATGTTGAACATTTAGAGTTTGAGTTTTATGATTCAAGATGTGCACTGCTGTTGAGTTTCAATGTGTCTTTTCAGTGAAACATAATAATACGCAGTGTGTAAAGAAGATATTCACATGGCTGTCTGTCGACTATTGAAGTTATGCCCGATGTCTTATCATTTCTTTGCTACTATTTggacaacaatttaaaaaatctgtttGTTGCAGAGCTGTTGTCTTGGACTGCACAGAACCAAAGACTGTTTTGACTTTGGGTCATTACTTATGTTAACTTTTTAGGAAAGTATTGATACGATGATTTCTTAATCAAATAATAATCTAACTTAAATGTATGGATAGGTTTGAGGCAATGTTTTTTGATCATTAGTAGACAAACACAATATTACAATGCATCGCCTCAAAGATTACCACAGAGATCAATCAACACCTCTTATCTAGCAACTATAAACATGTAACAAATTACTCAAATCCctgtgttaaaaataaataaatacaaaactatTCCTTTGAGCTATAACATTGAAAGAGGTTCTCAGTTATAAATGTTGTTGTAAAAAACTGCCGATTAACAGAGTATCTAGGGGGCCTGATTGGTCCCCTACACTTTAAGAAAAGGTCATGGTTCAACTAAAAGCTAAAGATGGCTGCACGCTCGTGACTACTAACGTCATGTGGTCGGGCGCTTATACGCAATTTCTTACTAAGACATGTATAAATCACGACTTTGATTTACATTTGCACATGTTCTACTGTACTGATGTCATCCGAAATCCACTGGAACCCACGTGTGTTTGCAGCGCTGTGGCCACAGCCACAAGCCAATCGTAGCAGTAACACAGTATAACTGAACATTGCttacctttgttttctctctcaattTCACCTTTCGTCCGGTGCTTGCCATGTTTGtgacctttatttttctgtttcaaTACGCCGGGTCTGTGGCCCTGTTGCTTTTCCTCATTCGCAGCCATTTTCACCATGTGGGAGAAACAGGCCACAGTCACTTCCGCACTCGCACAGGCGTCATGACAGAGGCGTGTCCTCAGACTCTACCGGGaaattttcttttcaaaacaaaagccgAGTTCATGATGACGTAAACACAAGGTTTGTGGGATGCATTTCCTACATACAGTTCAATAATTTAGTACTGCAATTGTATTACTGTATTTTCTGCATACAGTCTGTACAAAGTTAAACGAGGCTGtaacattatatataacatatatatatatatatacatatatgacaGAAAGCAATAACTATATTATTGCATTTACTGAGTTCAGGAGGTCAGTGAAGGTCTCTTGACCTCTGTAGCTGTAAAACCGGTCAATCATCCTGACTATGGGGGTGGGTGGCACACATGAATGTACCTGGGATTGGCAGTGCGAGTGAGAtgggatgttgttgtttatagttGTTGAAAGTTTGTCTATGACCGGGAGCAGACGGTGAAGCATGTGAGAGAACGATTAACAGTGTTGACTGTTGGGTCGGCGCAGGCTATG comes from Pseudoliparis swirei isolate HS2019 ecotype Mariana Trench chromosome 20, NWPU_hadal_v1, whole genome shotgun sequence and encodes:
- the tsr1 gene encoding pre-rRNA-processing protein TSR1 homolog, with amino-acid sequence MVKMAANEEKQQGHRPGVLKQKNKGHKHGKHRTKGEIERENKGRVSVTAFTKKQRKEQKRMDRRNKANQLRRNKKDMVLTEKRRLGTRDGPPHLVAVVSLHAGVDAGAVTKLLRQEGAGGVVHQERCISGVSDSFGLLLPRFKQRFTFLSQSTADIHSLLDVAKVADSLVFAVDSAEGWDSYGDYCLSSLFAQGLPSHALVCQGVSDLPGKKKLESKRALSKITEIRFPDARLFPLDSDQDATLLLRHIGAQRQRKLGFRSRRSHLLAQHVTFTANSPAEGTGGAPTGLGTLCVSGYVRGRPLQVDRLVHISGHGDFQLSQIDAPSDPLPLNVTPARPAKPGKKGEVDMQDGGEDEAPVRVLMKADPSRRESLLAEAEVDPMDGEQTWPTEGELLEAEEASKSKRVIKVPKGTSEYQASWIVDEDEEENGEIDEESSEEDDDDDNDNDMMDEAIDGEDEDMNSQEPSSGCASEEEEEEEEEEELGSTEKTGADQRYDEHIDEAAEEEGLKRYREARANELFPDEVDTPLDMAARIRFQRYRGLKSFRSSPWDPMENLPLNYSRIFQFQSFDRTRRRILAEAAAEEEGAMVGWYVTLHIDDVPFSVMESVQSGRPLMMVSLLPHEQKMSVMHLLVRRHPSNTEPIKSKEELVFHCGFRRFRASPIFSQHTSADKHKMERFLVPDAPTVVSVYAPITFPPAGVLLFKQKNDGIQDLVATGSLLSCHPQRVTLKRIVLSGHPFKINRRSAVVRYMFFNRDDIMWFKPVELRTKWGRRGHIKEALGTHGHMKCVIDNQLPSQDTVLMNLYKRVYPRWTYDPYVPLSLPWVKREVTVDLDDLDME